CCCTGGGCAGCGGTGAAGCGGAGCGCCCACATCTTCAAGTCCACCTGGGGTGAAACCCTGGTCGGTGGATTCAGCATGGGCGCCATCTTCGTACTGCTCGGATTGGCGGGTCTCCTCGCGCCCCTCCTAGGATTCGTAGTCGGCGGCATCCTCGGACTCGTGGTTGGGATCGTCGTCCTCGTCGTCTATTGGATTATCCTCGGGCTTGTGGCCTCGGCGGCGAACTCCATCCTGATCGCGGCCCTCTACCGCTATGCGACGACGGGCAAGGTCGCGGAGGATTTCCAAGGACTCCCCATGTTTGGCCTCGCGCCGCCGCGCCAGACGTACGGCATGCCGCCCTAGAAGCCCGACGCAGGAAGAAGTGATTGGCGTAGTCGCCCCACCTGTCTTTTTCGTGAAACACCATGAACTTTTTTGTCGGCACCTTTAAGAAAACCTCTGCCTACAAGAATCCCGCAACTCGGATGCGGGGCATATCCTCGCGCGGGGTCTGCAGACATGGATCAGGACAACGAGAAGGACAAACAAGCGACAGAGGCGCGACATGGAGCTCTGGCTCACATGCGCCCTGCTCACGGTCGTCCTGTACGGCCTGGGCGAGGGGCTGTCCAAGGAGCCGACGGTCCGGCTGGGTCCAGGCCGGATGCTCGCCCTCTACTCCCTCTATAGCGTTCCGATCTATGCGGGCTGGTTCCTCTTCGGGAGCGGAAGCGGGTCCCTCACGACGACGGGTATCCTGTACGGCGTCGGGTCCGCGCTCTGCGGGACCGTCGGCAACATGCTCTGGTTCATCGCCATGGAGCGGGGCGACGCTTCCGTGGTGAGCGGCTTCACGGCAGCGTATCCGGTGGTGACCGTCGTCGCTGCGGTCGTCGGCCTCGGTGCCACCCTTCTCCCTCTTCAGATGATCAGCATCGCCCTCCTGGTGGGAGCCGCGTTCCTCCTGGGCTGGGTCGACGAGAGCCGCACAGGCTCGTCGGGACGCTCGTGGGTCGCACCGATGATCCTCGCCGTCCTCCTCTGGGGAGCCTGGGGAGTCTTCGAGAAGCTCGCGATCGGGGCCATTGGATTCGCGGGGAACGCGGGAATCTACGTTCTCGTGTCGACCCCTATGATGCTCGCCCTCGGGTGGCGAGAGTCCCGCGCGCGTGGTCCCGTG
This portion of the Thermoplasmata archaeon genome encodes:
- a CDS encoding DUF6159 family protein, with the protein product WLSVLLFVLYYVVTFFVGLFFNAAIIGAATIRLNGGSPTLADGLRIARENVKRIFLWAVFAATVAMILRAIQERLGFIGKFIIGLVGIAWSLATFFVVPVLIYEKLGPWAAVKRSAHIFKSTWGETLVGGFSMGAIFVLLGLAGLLAPLLGFVVGGILGLVVGIVVLVVYWIILGLVASAANSILIAALYRYATTGKVAEDFQGLPMFGLAPPRQTYGMPP
- a CDS encoding DMT family transporter, coding for MELWLTCALLTVVLYGLGEGLSKEPTVRLGPGRMLALYSLYSVPIYAGWFLFGSGSGSLTTTGILYGVGSALCGTVGNMLWFIAMERGDASVVSGFTAAYPVVTVVAAVVGLGATLLPLQMISIALLVGAAFLLGWVDESRTGSSGRSWVAPMILAVLLWGAWGVFEKLAIGAIGFAGNAGIYVLVSTPMMLALGWRESRARGPVDRVAIRAAQPTLVLFAIAGITIFLAIGLGPLAVVVPLTTAYPVVAILFRRFWMAEEMTRAQKIAVGLALVGAALVSL